The nucleotide sequence AAGCCGGCCCCGGCTCCGGCTCCGGGTGATTGAGGCAGGGAATCAGCGAACCCGCATCCCTCAGAGCTGTCCGGTTTCTTCACCTGACTACGGCGTCCGGCCGCTCACCGCCCGGACGCCTGTCCGGGCGGTGAGCGTCCTGTGAACGGGGAGACAGGCCGAAGAACAGCGCTCATCAAACGCGGTCGACAACACGGACAGAAGCGGCGGAAACCACCAAGAACAGCCTGGCCCGGAACCCCGTCGTGTCCCGGCAAGCGGCAGACCGTGCAGCACGCGCACCGTATCTCCTCCGGTGGCGGCCGGGCTATCCGCGGCATGGAGTCGCCCGCTCTTCCGTCGTTCAAGCAACCGGCGAAGCCCGGCAGTGACGGGCGCCGCGAGGCTACCCCGGCATGACGGGCACGACAATCGGCCGGACGGGTCCCGATATGCGCCCGCACCATGGTGGATCAGCGTGTTTTGGCGCTGTCCGCCCTTTACGTCCCGGAACGTCACGGAGGCGTCAAAACAGTGTCCGCACGAACAGTGCATTGCACCGGCCCATACCTGCCCGGCCCCACATTGCCCGGCCTCTGGTGCCTCCGCACGCTGGTCCACGATCAGTAGCAGTGGGGCAGATCCGGGGGCCGTTAAGGGACCGGTGCGCCGACGCTGCAGGGCTTGGCTCTCTTTTCGCGCTTCTCTCCCGGAGGTCGCTGCCGCCGCTTCTACAGCGCCTTTTGTGAGAAGCCAGCGCATTGGATAATGACTCAATAGCCTGCATCTATCCGCTGAAGTTGTCAGCGTCGGGCGCGGCGCGACGTCGTCGTGGTTGTCGCGGCCCGGGGAAAGGATCGCCACCATGCCGACCTTTCGACTGATCTTGGCCCAGCCCGTGAGCCACCGCCTGCCGGGGCCGGGTTCGGCCGGCAAGTCTTATTGCGGGCGCAGGGTGCACGGAACCGGCTCCTGTGATGGACGCCAAGCTGCCGCCGGTCGATGAGCTTGCCTCCTTCGCCGCCAGGATGTCGGATTTGCTGCTGACCCACGACGACGTCGGAGAAGCCGTCCGGGCTTTAACCCAGGTCCTCATCGAAGCGATCCCCGGAAGTGCAGGGGCGGGCGTTAGTCTCATGGATGCGCGCGGCCAGCGAACAAGTACCTCGGCTACCGATCCGGTCGTGCTGGAGGCGGACCAGTTGCAGTACGACCTGCGGCAAGGACCCTGCCTGACGGCCTGGGCTCAGCAGACGACGATATTGATCGACGACACGCAATCGGAAAAGCGCTGGCCTGCGTGGATCAGAGGCATCGCCCATCTGCCACTGCGCTCAGCTCTCAGCTGCCCCCTCTCGACTCCTCACGGCGCCATCGGGGCCCTGAAAATCTACTCCCGCAATCCCGGCGGCTTCGATTCCCGAACCCTCCGGTTGGCCGGCCTGCTCGCGCGCCCGGGTGCCCTGATGCTTGCCAACGCCCAGGCACGCGACGCGGCCCAGCATTTCCGCACCGGATTGGTGGCACTGAAAGGCCACGACGCACTGGGAACGGCCATGGGCATCCTGATGGTGCGACGTCGCTGCAGCCGGGAGCAGGCCTTGGCCATGCTCATCACGATTTCGCGGGAACGAAACCAACCGTTGCACCAACTAGCCCAGGAAATCGTCAGCGGCGAAACCACGCTTTAGACTTCCCGGCGAGCTGTTCGTCCGGGCGGCCCTGTCCAGGGAAAGAGGGTGGCACGGCGTCCCGGGCCGCTGTCACTTATAACTGCATGGGGGCGCCGGCCACCGCCAACGGATGCAGCCACCGGCCATAATCCTGCGTCCTGCTCGTTCAGGTGTTGCCGTCGCGCGGGGGCGGCGCCGGGCGTATCCTGCGCGGCTTGAAGCGAGTAGGCTCGGAAATAAGCGGACCGCGGTGTCCCAGTGAGCGTTGTGCCATGAGCGCGCACCAAGGCACGGCGTCTCCGGCCGTGGAGACCACTCCGGAGCAAGGTCCGGGTACTCAACCCTGGCATCAAGGATTGAGGCAGGTAATGGCCGCAACCACGCAGCCGCCACCGACCACGCATAACCCATCACCCATCAGGCAGCAGCAGGATATCGTGCCCGAACCTGCCCTCGCTGCTGTTAGCCCGGTGCCACGCCGCCGCCTTCCCGAAGTCAGCCATGACCACCCCGTCACTGGCACAGGAAAAGATCCTTGCGGAGATCGTGGCCTACCCGGATCCCGAGCCCGGAAGGGACCTCGAGCGCGTGCCATGAGCAGAGATGCTGCAGCGGAGGCACAACGGCACCTGACCTCCCAGGTCTTCCGTCAATCCGATCTTGGCCTTGACGCACTGTGGATCCATTACTTCAGCATCGGCGGAGACGCCGGACCACTGGAGATCGATGCCTACCTGCACGACTCGTACATGCTGCGCCCCGTCAGCGGGACCTCCTCGACCACGCCATCGAGGAGATGGGCGAGGCATAGAAGGGCGAACAGACATGATGAGCGGATGGCCCCACCCTGTCGCCGCCATCCGTCACCGAACGCTCCACCCCACAAGGCGCTATCTGCCAGGGCTTCTTCCTGGGCAGCCCTTGCCACCGCAAGCTCTACCCAACGGGTGGGCGGCCGCTGCTTCGCAGCCGGCACTGGGCGGGACACCAGGCGGTGAGGCCACGGACGGAGTGGTTTGTGGCTGCATTGTGCAGCGGGCCGGCTCCTTTTACATTTGAATCCATGACGGAGGACGATCTGGAGGACGCGTTCGAGCGGCTACATGATTTGATCACCGGGGCCGAGGACCTCAAGGGATTCCTTGACGGCGTCGCCGGGTTCGCTGCAGAAAAAATGTCCCGCGTCAGGGGTACGCAGATCGAGTGCGCGGTGACACTGCGCAGGCGCAAACACAGCACCACGATCGCGGGCAGCAGTGAAAAAGCGGTCATGCTCGACCAGATCGAACAGCGGATGGGCGAAGGACCATGCGTCGAGGCACTGGAGGTCGGCCACCCGGTCATTCTCTCGGACGCCCACAATGAAAAGCGCTGGCCAAACTACTGCAAAGTCCTTTCCACTGAGGGATACCGCAGTGCCGTGGGGATCCCCTTGAACCTTGGACCAGACTCCGACGGTGTGCTGGACTTCTTCGCCGCCCCGGCCAATGAATTCGCCCCGGACACTCTCGGGGACGCGCACGTGTATGCCGACATGGCCGCCCGCACCCTGCGGCTCGCCATCAGATCAGCGCGGCCGAACAACTGGCGGACAACCTCAAGGCCGCACTGGAAAGCAGAACCGTCATCGACCTCGCCTGCGGGATGATCATGGCGCAAAACAACTGCCCGCAGGATGAAGCCATCGAGATTCTCAAGAAGGCATCCAGCGGCCGCAACCAAAAACTCAGGGTATGCAGAAGAAATTGTTCAGCGCGTCTCAAAAACTGACGCCGCCACATACTTCGAGGAATAGCGTGCGACATAGGCGCGGCAAAGTTTCCCGGCGTTCGCCAACGCCAGGAACCCCACATCCCGGACCGGATGAGCGTGATGCTGGATCGGTGGACCAGGCACCTCAGCTGCGGCGACGTCCACGAGCCGCTCACAGTATGGGAAGACTTCAACAACGGGCGAAACCTGACGCGAAGTAGCCGCCACCGGCAGCAACCGGCGCGGCGGCCGCAAGCCGTCGAGCTACTCACGGGCAGGCGCTGGTACGTCATCAAATCGGCACGTGAGGCCGGCGCAAACCTGGGCCCAGATCGGCGACGCACTCGGGATCACCAAACCAGCTGCCCACGACGTCCACCGCCGCAGGATCGAAGAGCAGGAGAAACACCTGCCGGACCTCCACGACGCGGCAGCGGCGCACCGTACTGGAAGACTGAAAGCCCCCTGCACGGGGATGGCTTAGGGACCACTCCCTAGGTGGGCCAAATCCCAATTTTGGCTAAGACTCTAACTACAACCTAGCCTGTTTTCGGGCTATAAACGTGGAACGAGAACGGTGCCGCTAAGCGAAGCCAAGGACAAACTTTCCGCTTTGGTGGAGGAAGCCGACAAGACGCACGAGATCACCCAGATCACCCGCCATGGACACCCGCCGGCAGTCCTGCTGTCCGCGGCGGACCTGGAGTCGCTGCAGGAAACAATTCATTGACTTCCCGGCCTCCCGTTCGCGAAGACCTGGAAGGCCCGCGCGACATGGCGGACGGCAATACGACCAGCGGCGGTGATCTCCGCCGCGAGTTCGGACTGCCGCGGGGCGACAGATGCACTCGACCCCGACCATGCGCCATGGAAGGTCAAAGTAACCAGACCGGCGTTGAAGGGCTTTCGGCGGTTGCCGGAGAAGGCAGCGGCGGCGATCGTGGAATTCGTTACTGGCATCCTCGCTGCCGACCCTCATTGGCCGAGTAAACCGTTGACGAACGAGCCCCTCGGCCTGCGCACGTCGCGCCGGGGCAACTAAAGGTGTTGTTCACCCTCGGCGTCGAAGGGCACGTTCTGAACGTCCACCGTATCGAACACCAGTCCAACGTCTACACGCCCCGCTAGCCAACTGACACGGGGACCGGAAACCGGCTACCGAGGTCATGACCCGGCTCCGCCATGCCTACTACGTGGCGGCTCTGGTGGCCGGACGTAACTAGCATCAGGATCCGGACAGCCCCCTTCGGCACGTCCGCCTGGACCACCCGCGGTACCATCACCGGCACACCCCTGACCTGCGGCTGGGACACCACCGCGGTTGCCCACTGACTCTACGACCTGCGCGCCACTACGTGAAATGGCTCATACCCGGCAGGTCACCTTTCGTGGCAGTCGGTAGTCCCAGCGGGTTCGTGCCCCCGGGGGAAGTCTTAGCTCTCCCTATCGGCGGGAAAGCGTGAGATTCCGCGCCAGGCCAGTCGGTAGACCAGGTCGCTGGCCACCTCCAAGTCGTGGTTCCCGCTGGCTTCCAGCCAGTAGCATGCGCTGACATACGCCAGGCCGGCTAGGGCGCGGCCCAGCATGGCAGCCTCCACAGGCAGGAGCCTGGTGTCTTCGGCAATGACTCTGGCAATCTCGTCAGCGATACCTCTACTAAACGTTTCGAGGCGGGCACGGCCTCAGGATCGTTAATGAGCCCTGATTCGAAGACAAGACGATGTGCGCGGTCATCGCTGGCGATGAAGCGGTAATAGGCGCGGATGACGGCCCGGACCCGTTCCTTGTTGTCTGTGGTGGAGTCGAGTGCCCCGGTCAGATGATCCGTCAGCGCAGTGAGTGAAAATTCAGCAAAGCAAGGTACAGCTCGCGCTGGGACGAAAAATGCTGGTACAGCACCGGCTTGTTGACCCGGGCAGCCCGCGCAGTGTCATCCATGACAGCGTCATGGTAGCCACAGGCTACGAACACTTCCTGCGCCGCGACCAGCAGCTGCGTCCTGCGTTCGTTCGGGACAACTTCGCGCGTCGTCCCCCGTCGGCCAGCTCACCAGGAGCCGACGGGTCGGATGCCTCTGCCTGCGGAACCACTGTTGCCCTCTATCCCCCCTTGGCCTCACTCTACCGTGACAAGTGAAAGCCAACGTGAGCCGCGGGCGCCTCCTGCACGACCTTCGAGGTTCCTCCGCCTTGGGTTGTCCGATGGTGCCGCCTTTGGAACGATAGACAGCATCTCCAGCATCAGGGGATCCCGATGCCGATGTTCGGCCCGATGAAGGGGTGGCGGTGACACGGCAGCCGGGGGTGCACGGCCAGTTGTTCGTCCGGCGCCGGCGAACCGGTGGCCGTCGTTCTCTTTGGCTGGGGGATCCTGTGCTTTGGAGGGTGCTGCTGCAGTTGTGGGCACCGGTATGCTCCTGCATGGCCGCCCGGGGTGTGTAAGGTTGTGTTGTGGGCGGTTCCCCACCGTTCAATTTGAAGACACGGGGTGTGAGTGTGGACGAGTACGAGGCCTCATTAGTCATCAAATCGGGCGCGGAACTACTGTTGGCCGCTTCGTCTGACCCCCGTTCCGATGAAGGTTATGCTGGGGTCAAAGCCAACATCTCAGAAGCGCTTGAACGTAGCCGAAGCGCTGATGAATTTTGAGGCTGGTGTGGGTTCCCCGAGCCGTTCCACCGGCTGGGTTCAGGACCTCCGGCGCGTCGCGGACGATCTAGGGGAAAAGTAGGGTTGTTGCGGGCCGATGGTGGCCCATTGAACCTGGCCAGACAGGCCGGGCGGGTTTGACCTGGTTGTCGTGCCGACGAGCCGACTGTAAAAAGAGGTAAAGGCCATGGCAGCGTCTTCCAAGGCTCATTGGACCCAGGACGAGATCGACGCGCACGAGGCGCGAGGCGGAGGATGGGGTGGCGGCGGCCGGCCAATCCCTGGCCTTGATTACTCCACTGCGCCTCTTTCATGCAGCCCGTAAAGACCAGCCGTGACGGGAGCCGCGAGGCCAATCCCGAGAACGATGGGGATGACGATTGGGCTTAACGTATCCGTGCTGTGGAGCATCCCCTGTGGCGGGGGCGCCTGACCACTTCCAACCTCCCCTTGACGATGATAAGTAAACTTAGCAGTGGGCGTGATGTCCAGCAGTGCGGCGTCACGCTCCTGGCAGTTACAAAGCAAGTGATCTTATCCTGCGGGTTCGATTGAACGTGTAAACTTGCTCAAACGCGTCCACTCAGATGGTGGTCCCGTTCCGGAGGCCCGACCCGGCTTCTCTTTTCTTATCTGGAAGCGCCCGACTAAGAGATCCGTGCCCGCTGTTCACCGCAAACGCAAGGTTCCTTAAGCAGACGCGGCATCAACCCCTAACCCGCGTGTGCGCCCGCACACCCCGCGGGGACACCCTGCACCGGGTCTTGCACGTCCCACTCCCCGTCCTTGTCGGGGCTAAGCGGCGAAGATCCGTCCGGTCTGCCCCGAAAAGTCGGGCGGCAGGTCCCTGCCCTGCGCCGGTTCCAACACAGTATTGCTTCCCGATTGCGCTTGTGCGCACGTAGCCTGAAATGGGTGTTCCGATCACCACCACCGTCCCCAGTCTCTCCCTCCTGCCCATTCGCGGGCCTCTCGCCTACTCAGACGCGCAGGCGTTCCCTGTCCTGACCAAGGCGTACCTCCAGCTCTCCCAACAGGTCCGCGAGACGGGCCTGCTGCGCCGGACTCCGTGGTTCTACGCCCTTGTCGGCGGCGTTCTTGCCATCGGGATCGCCGGCTGTGCCGCCTTGTCGGTTCTGCTCGGGCCGAGCTGGTTCCAGCTGTTGATCGCCGCCGCGCTCGGAATTCTGTTCACGCAAGTCGCCTTTCTCGCGCACGAGGCAGGGCACCGCCAAATCCTGGCAGGGGGACCAGCCAACGATGTGCTCGCCCGCTTCCTGGGCGCTGTGGCGGGGTTGAGCTATTCGTGGTGGGACTCGAAGCACTCCCGCCACCACGCGAACCCCAACAAGGTAGGCCGCGACCCCGACATCGAGGTTGACACGATCTCATTCCTCCACGTGGACGCGGCCAAAGCCAGGGGCATTCGTGCCCTGATCACCCGCCGTCAGGGCTGGCTGTTCTTCCCGCTGCTGACACTGGAGGGCCTGAATCTGCACTATCTCAGCCTTCGCCACCTGCTCTCCCCAGGACCGGTCAAGGGCCGCAGGGTCGAGCTTGGCCTGCTGGCGCTGCGCTACTCCGCTGTCCTCCTGCCGCTCTTCCTGCTGCTCCCGCCAGGCATGGCGTTAGCATTCCTTGGAGTCCAGCTGGGAGTTTTCGGCCTGTACATGGGTGCGACGTTCGCCCCCAACCACAAGGGCATGCCTGTGATCGACCGCGATGCGAAGCTGGACTTCTTCTCTAAGCAGGTGCGCACGTCGCGGAATATCTCCGGGGGCTGGTGGGCCACGTGGCTCATGGGCGGTCTGAA is from Arthrobacter sp. QXT-31 and encodes:
- a CDS encoding fatty acid desaturase family protein, giving the protein MGVPITTTVPSLSLLPIRGPLAYSDAQAFPVLTKAYLQLSQQVRETGLLRRTPWFYALVGGVLAIGIAGCAALSVLLGPSWFQLLIAAALGILFTQVAFLAHEAGHRQILAGGPANDVLARFLGAVAGLSYSWWDSKHSRHHANPNKVGRDPDIEVDTISFLHVDAAKARGIRALITRRQGWLFFPLLTLEGLNLHYLSLRHLLSPGPVKGRRVELGLLALRYSAVLLPLFLLLPPGMALAFLGVQLGVFGLYMGATFAPNHKGMPVIDRDAKLDFFSKQVRTSRNISGGWWATWLMGGLNYQVEHHLFPSMPRPHLAKARRLVREQCTRLSVPYTETSIWSSYGTVITYLNRVGLAARDPFECPMTAQYRRR
- a CDS encoding GAF domain-containing protein — translated: MTEDDLEDAFERLHDLITGAEDLKGFLDGVAGFAAEKMSRVRGTQIECAVTLRRRKHSTTIAGSSEKAVMLDQIEQRMGEGPCVEALEVGHPVILSDAHNEKRWPNYCKVLSTEGYRSAVGIPLNLGPDSDGVLDFFAAPANEFAPDTLGDAHVYADMAARTLRLAIRSARPNNWRTTSRPHWKAEPSSTSPAG
- a CDS encoding TetR family transcriptional regulator, producing the protein MDDTARAARVNKPVLYQHFSSQRELYLALLNFHSLR
- a CDS encoding GAF and ANTAR domain-containing protein, with amino-acid sequence MDAKLPPVDELASFAARMSDLLLTHDDVGEAVRALTQVLIEAIPGSAGAGVSLMDARGQRTSTSATDPVVLEADQLQYDLRQGPCLTAWAQQTTILIDDTQSEKRWPAWIRGIAHLPLRSALSCPLSTPHGAIGALKIYSRNPGGFDSRTLRLAGLLARPGALMLANAQARDAAQHFRTGLVALKGHDALGTAMGILMVRRRCSREQALAMLITISRERNQPLHQLAQEIVSGETTL
- a CDS encoding type II toxin-antitoxin system Phd/YefM family antitoxin, whose amino-acid sequence is MPLSEAKDKLSALVEEADKTHEITQITRHGHPPAVLLSAADLESLQETIH